One Sphingobacteriales bacterium DNA segment encodes these proteins:
- a CDS encoding T9SS type A sorting domain-containing protein, whose amino-acid sequence MQPITYLARQPHPNEIKATLPPVGMVLYENEQFLPVSWQVNNHLHCNLAPELSTEQLMARSWLEGNLLAQFTQNLPDTTGIVNNKHEGRAALNNHSNNVLKLYPNPASSQALTIHIDASVINDADLGNLNLGFYNAVGKLVKVQGIAKNATQMVMPINQLPNGIYTCVLSTNNQTIAVQKLTIIR is encoded by the coding sequence ATGCAGCCAATTACCTACCTTGCCCGCCAACCGCACCCCAACGAAATTAAAGCAACACTCCCACCTGTGGGTATGGTGCTTTACGAAAACGAGCAGTTTTTGCCCGTATCATGGCAGGTAAATAACCATTTGCATTGCAACCTTGCCCCCGAACTAAGCACCGAGCAATTAATGGCAAGGTCATGGTTAGAGGGTAATTTATTGGCGCAGTTTACCCAAAACCTACCCGATACTACAGGTATTGTGAATAACAAACATGAGGGTAGGGCAGCCCTTAACAACCACAGCAACAACGTATTAAAACTATACCCTAATCCCGCATCAAGCCAAGCATTAACCATACATATTGATGCTTCGGTTATAAACGATGCCGATTTAGGCAACTTAAATTTGGGTTTTTATAATGCCGTAGGCAAACTTGTTAAAGTACAAGGCATTGCAAAAAACGCAACCCAAATGGTAATGCCCATAAACCAGTTACCAAACGGCATATATACTTGTGTGTTAAGCACTAATAACCAAACCATAGCGGTACAAAAACTAACCATTATTCGTTAA
- a CDS encoding T9SS type A sorting domain-containing protein, with product MLFVLRQTTLAQLPVINKIMYNDTSFFTFTFVDTLSDGFQTVVHHNDNTKTKRLYTQRFDLLGNHISTKLLWQDTVGIGIWEDFVYRVGNEYILMFMSPHPENKDAVGYNLLKFKPDGTVLWHKTFYNKTYPKTALTHVSALIPTPDGGYLVAGGLNTPTYKDFNQIYAAKHNAIGEQIWEKTYTSDTTDVYYIKGLKTHAWDSMVDEDGNYVLYCTKYGGYYPWPFPYEQKSDLHLIKINPDGEVLWEHTYADSSSNAYLYQDIVSLPNGNYFFMMGEDSVHYYTKGLHIIEADKNTGDIVWEKWLFKGEGKFYRYYFTTSTYSHDGNIIFAGSWKNEEEEGSGHHGAIMKLNLQGDTIWMRFLPDYYVTGYPPEGDISSYIRDIMPQPDGETYVLCGEIYDQYHKHTYAWLLTIDENGYTCGNYVCDTVSGVKPPPGTNSPSGGQGGFTLTPNPTHQTATIAISPALLNPNSAALQIFDTQGRLVNTITLSGSETTTFSTANLTSGIYYCRLQNHPETTGVKMVVW from the coding sequence TTGCTCTTTGTTTTAAGGCAAACAACCTTAGCCCAACTCCCCGTTATTAATAAAATCATGTACAATGATACATCTTTTTTTACTTTCACATTTGTCGATACCTTGTCTGATGGTTTTCAAACTGTTGTCCACCACAACGACAATACAAAGACGAAACGGCTATATACCCAACGTTTTGATTTATTGGGTAACCATATTAGCACCAAACTATTATGGCAAGATACCGTAGGAATAGGAATTTGGGAAGATTTTGTATATAGAGTGGGCAACGAATACATTTTGATGTTTATGTCGCCACACCCCGAAAATAAAGATGCGGTAGGCTATAATTTGTTAAAATTTAAACCCGATGGCACGGTATTATGGCATAAAACCTTTTATAATAAAACCTACCCCAAAACAGCCCTAACCCATGTATCGGCGTTAATACCAACCCCCGATGGTGGCTATTTAGTTGCCGGCGGCTTAAACACGCCCACTTACAAGGATTTTAACCAAATTTATGCTGCAAAACATAATGCCATTGGTGAGCAAATTTGGGAAAAAACCTACACCTCCGACACCACAGATGTGTATTATATTAAAGGCTTAAAAACACATGCTTGGGATAGTATGGTAGATGAAGATGGAAATTATGTATTGTACTGCACCAAATACGGTGGCTATTACCCTTGGCCTTTTCCTTACGAGCAAAAAAGCGATTTGCATTTGATTAAAATTAATCCAGATGGCGAGGTCTTATGGGAACATACTTATGCCGACTCAAGTTCAAATGCGTATCTTTACCAAGATATTGTTTCGCTACCCAATGGCAATTATTTTTTTATGATGGGTGAAGACTCCGTACATTATTACACAAAGGGCTTGCACATAATTGAAGCCGATAAAAACACTGGTGATATAGTATGGGAGAAATGGCTATTTAAGGGTGAGGGGAAATTCTATAGATATTATTTTACTACCAGCACTTATTCGCACGATGGGAACATAATTTTTGCAGGCTCATGGAAAAACGAGGAGGAAGAAGGGAGCGGCCATCATGGAGCCATTATGAAGTTAAATTTACAAGGCGATACAATATGGATGCGTTTTTTACCCGATTATTATGTTACGGGTTATCCACCCGAAGGGGATATATCGAGTTATATCCGCGATATAATGCCACAACCCGATGGCGAAACATATGTGCTTTGCGGCGAAATTTACGACCAATACCATAAACATACCTACGCTTGGCTATTAACCATTGACGAAAACGGCTATACTTGCGGCAACTATGTTTGCGATACCGTTTCGGGGGTTAAACCACCACCAGGAACAAATTCCCCCTCTGGGGGGCAGGGGGGGTTCACCCTTACCCCCAACCCCACCCACCAAACCGCTACTATTGCCATTAGCCCTGCATTATTAAACCCTAATTCGGCGGCGTTACAAATCTTCGATACACAAGGACGCTTAGTAAACACCATAACCCTATCCGGAAGTGAAACTACTACGTTTAGCACCGCCAATCTTACATCCGGAATATATTATTGCCGGTTGCAAAATCATCCCGAAACAACAGGAGTTAAAATGGTGGTGTGGTAG
- a CDS encoding T9SS type A sorting domain-containing protein → MVIAQTRCGYVSDINDPPILGPPTPVDDCNLPVAVFPVVFHIFLEDEEEIPEDLTPTAFEGIMQHLNYCYRSSNSLLENNIDTKIEFRLAAIDPQGVCMETPGLNYVNVAAGAATFSSLAQAEANMTILQPLWWDDIDGTDNDPTYRYINVYVVKKLDGNGKVYGSTFGVNMVAIVRDRITAKPLGFYADLAHEMGHILSLFHTFQGFDCSQVDCKDGDQICDTSPHGATCPALTNSCTDANGNVLYPPNPTLNIMSYCDYAFKTTLDQSYRMNYWNVNNETKVLMMADENLTNTGVPKIEVLPGNRIVAGKTVTLTATLGSLPPTAFTWSSSFFTSVNNNTLSHTFLTPGTFEILLTTVIDTECSREDKITITVDDPLLDHDPDVNVQGIYDANYNYDYYHRIISGQVVYTNLQTKINGAIVVQSGGELTIDGGEYEFSENGAIVVMPGGKLIVKGYYKQPTILRGDACDNTLWTGIIAIGNGNIAAPAGNTSPDHGIVIFETDFVGTDFSNSFVVQDAYRGVKCFSCILEANNVQFLNNAFDVFAYNTSGYDSDIKHRINLNACKFITDENYKGPENTKFIQGADFTDANLPIHVYLGYMNLLSGTKANIVNCEFRDNREPVFPSSMGIFGHSTSINIGEDDTKKNNTFWHLFQGITLQNCLDVAGNALQTNQCWYCRRGIVIKNSNAPFLKRNSLTLIPDGKSPNNIFNYSPPFGVWLEQVDMASVIWNTFSSTSSIEEYQPGMTNMGVVVTGPEVNGGGGEPTLIKDNDFAKAFLAATAIDDVVKVQIQCNEYKDASKYDWLILDKKIEDQGECVDGQPSKNGFHPNGCNNNNYHLGTFGFTDPIVFNYKEADDIPDPNCTLDPVMLLYNQCNLSVLPTICKYGPPVPPPSPPAIVESDDLNSIEIAQIQQVVAQQMAVNAIGQLYQKALRHYRQQANFDTLLLLLQANPQGQRIIANYYLSKGMPQQAEQAINSVFAPNTDEARYYQALIHLQAPQPLLTNWQQCINIGFPQQPDTLVQTMQTLANSPNKAAQLMARSWLEGNLLAQFTQNLPDTTGIMQNKQDGRAALNNPTNKVLKLYPNPASNQALTIHIDASVINDADLGNLNLSFYNSVGKLIKTQLIIISNANTVIPINQLPNGIYTAVLSANNQTLAVQKLTIIR, encoded by the coding sequence GTGGTAATTGCGCAAACTCGATGTGGCTATGTGTCTGATATAAACGACCCACCTATACTCGGACCGCCAACTCCGGTAGATGATTGCAATTTGCCAGTAGCCGTTTTTCCGGTGGTGTTTCATATTTTTTTAGAAGATGAAGAGGAAATTCCGGAAGATTTAACTCCAACGGCATTTGAAGGTATTATGCAACATCTTAACTATTGTTACCGCAGCAGCAATTCATTGCTTGAAAACAATATTGATACAAAAATAGAATTTAGGCTTGCCGCTATTGACCCCCAAGGTGTTTGTATGGAAACCCCTGGCTTAAACTATGTGAATGTTGCTGCTGGTGCCGCCACGTTTTCAAGTTTAGCCCAAGCCGAAGCTAATATGACCATTTTACAACCATTATGGTGGGATGATATTGATGGAACTGATAATGACCCAACTTATAGGTATATTAATGTTTATGTTGTTAAAAAATTAGATGGCAATGGTAAAGTATATGGTAGTACTTTTGGTGTAAATATGGTAGCGATTGTTCGAGATAGAATAACTGCTAAGCCATTAGGGTTTTACGCTGACTTAGCCCATGAAATGGGGCACATATTATCATTATTTCATACCTTTCAGGGATTTGATTGCTCGCAAGTAGATTGTAAAGATGGGGACCAAATTTGCGATACTTCGCCTCATGGTGCCACCTGCCCTGCTTTGACCAATAGCTGCACAGATGCTAATGGCAATGTGCTATACCCACCAAACCCAACACTAAACATTATGTCTTATTGCGATTATGCCTTTAAAACAACCTTAGACCAATCGTATAGAATGAATTATTGGAATGTAAACAACGAGACGAAAGTACTAATGATGGCTGATGAAAATTTAACAAACACCGGGGTACCTAAAATTGAAGTACTACCCGGAAATAGAATTGTTGCCGGAAAAACAGTTACCCTAACAGCCACTCTTGGCAGCCTGCCTCCAACTGCCTTTACTTGGTCGAGCAGTTTTTTTACCTCGGTAAATAACAACACCCTTAGCCATACCTTTTTAACACCGGGTACATTTGAAATACTATTAACGACTGTTATTGACACAGAATGTAGCCGAGAAGATAAAATAACGATTACGGTTGATGACCCCTTATTAGACCATGATCCGGATGTAAATGTGCAAGGTATTTATGACGCTAACTATAATTATGACTACTATCACCGTATTATTAGTGGGCAAGTTGTTTATACCAATTTGCAAACTAAAATAAATGGGGCTATTGTTGTGCAAAGCGGGGGCGAACTAACCATAGACGGGGGCGAATATGAATTTAGCGAAAATGGGGCAATAGTAGTTATGCCGGGCGGAAAGCTAATTGTTAAAGGCTATTACAAGCAACCAACTATTTTACGCGGTGATGCCTGCGACAACACATTATGGACAGGTATTATAGCCATTGGCAATGGCAACATAGCCGCACCCGCGGGAAATACCTCGCCCGACCATGGGATTGTTATTTTTGAGACTGATTTTGTTGGAACTGACTTTTCAAACAGCTTTGTAGTACAAGATGCTTATAGAGGCGTTAAATGCTTTTCGTGTATTTTAGAAGCCAATAACGTGCAGTTTTTAAATAATGCTTTCGATGTGTTTGCCTACAATACTTCGGGTTACGACAGCGACATAAAACACCGCATAAACCTTAATGCTTGTAAATTTATTACCGATGAAAATTACAAAGGTCCCGAAAACACAAAATTTATACAAGGGGCTGATTTTACCGATGCTAATTTGCCCATACACGTTTATTTAGGATATATGAACTTATTATCGGGAACAAAAGCTAATATTGTAAACTGCGAATTTAGAGATAATAGAGAACCTGTTTTCCCTAGCTCTATGGGAATTTTTGGACATAGTACATCTATTAATATTGGCGAAGATGACACCAAAAAAAATAATACGTTTTGGCATTTATTTCAAGGTATAACATTGCAAAACTGCCTTGATGTAGCAGGAAACGCTTTGCAAACAAACCAATGTTGGTATTGTAGGCGAGGAATAGTAATAAAAAATAGTAATGCCCCTTTTTTAAAGAGAAATTCGCTAACACTCATTCCGGATGGTAAAAGCCCTAATAATATATTTAACTATAGCCCCCCATTTGGGGTTTGGCTTGAACAGGTTGATATGGCATCTGTTATATGGAATACCTTTTCTTCAACCTCATCCATTGAAGAATACCAACCTGGTATGACTAATATGGGCGTAGTTGTTACAGGTCCAGAGGTAAATGGTGGTGGTGGTGAACCAACCTTGATTAAGGACAACGATTTTGCTAAAGCATTTTTAGCGGCTACGGCAATCGACGATGTTGTAAAAGTACAAATTCAATGCAATGAATACAAAGATGCCAGCAAATACGATTGGCTAATATTGGATAAAAAAATTGAAGACCAAGGGGAATGCGTTGATGGGCAGCCAAGCAAAAATGGCTTTCACCCAAATGGTTGCAATAACAATAATTACCATTTGGGCACCTTTGGTTTTACCGACCCCATTGTTTTTAACTATAAAGAAGCCGATGATATACCCGACCCCAACTGCACCTTAGACCCAGTAATGCTATTATATAACCAGTGCAACTTAAGTGTATTGCCTACTATTTGTAAGTATGGCCCTCCTGTACCTCCGCCTTCGCCCCCTGCTATTGTTGAAAGTGATGATTTAAATAGTATTGAAATAGCGCAAATTCAGCAAGTAGTAGCCCAACAAATGGCGGTAAATGCTATTGGGCAATTATACCAAAAAGCCTTACGCCATTACAGGCAGCAGGCTAATTTCGATACCCTGTTGTTGTTGTTGCAAGCTAACCCACAAGGTCAACGCATTATAGCCAATTACTACCTAAGTAAAGGTATGCCACAACAAGCCGAACAAGCCATTAATAGTGTTTTTGCGCCCAATACCGATGAAGCACGTTATTACCAAGCCCTTATACATTTGCAAGCACCGCAACCACTTTTAACCAACTGGCAGCAGTGTATTAATATAGGTTTTCCGCAGCAACCCGATACGTTGGTGCAAACTATGCAAACCTTGGCCAATAGCCCCAACAAAGCGGCGCAATTAATGGCAAGGTCATGGTTAGAAGGCAATTTATTGGCGCAATTTACCCAAAACCTGCCCGACACCACCGGTATTATGCAGAACAAACAAGATGGCAGAGCAGCCCTTAACAACCCCACCAACAAAGTATTAAAACTATACCCTAATCCCGCATCAAACCAAGCCCTAACCATACATATTGACGCTTCGGTTATAAACGATGCCGATTTAGGCAACCTAAATTTGAGTTTTTACAATAGTGTGGGCAAACTTATAAAAACACAACTTATTATAATTAGTAATGCCAACACGGTAATACCTATAAACCAGTTGCCAAACGGCATATACACTGCTGTGTTAAGTGCTAATAACCAAACCTTAGCCGTACAAAAACTAACCATTATTCGTTAA
- a CDS encoding Omp28-related outer membrane protein, with protein MKNLLPILAAILLAGICPTMVNAACPGGQQEIVVSLDTDNSGYETYWEILDGTTVIFSAGCSKIIPGGKKTQDQVCAGAGGVLISGKHYETPVCVPTGKELTFNIYDDWGDGLCCTNGNGSFKVLGSEPAIEGYNGSFTMQTYKFTATLIKGGDLKVVSTPLEDAFLASKKTIQAEVQNMGGATVTSFNINYKIDAGSTFTSTINGISIAPGEKYMAISTEKWIAQPGLHEVTIWVDNINEGTDLNPLDNTISVNVNSLFKMPLRQLLYEHFTQASCGPCAVSNPPAIAAIKANKSKVAAIWYHTSWPGYDPMYNEEPGDPDARVSYYKISGVPNSIVEGGLVYNGSPGSVNSNSIKQWFNNLPPSSWEISLNETKTNSKASLTVDLTPLAAYNGTNLVAHVVITEEVVEYAQAPGSNGEKNFDWVERKMLTGTAGQAIPKLALGEKYTLTLDYDFPSWVNKENLRTVIFIQDKSKKDIAQAFEAEAATGTNTGVTSTVEVFKIDVFTNNTSCHGAHDGFASIIPKEGVTPFTYVWSNGAVGQVVSGLAAGTYNVSVTDGNGIQNNYDVVIEEPAGGLEVNVNKSTPDNNKTWSVDLNITSGKAPYVVDWYQLPNNTKVASGENVTLSGGVYNYTIKDADKVCQGGQVNLEFPVGIADIANNFALYPNPASNNLTLTLNTAATHLILTDLAGHTTLQVPISKGVLTSNIDISHLADGMYICTLHNNSNIIGSTKLTIIH; from the coding sequence ATGAAAAATTTATTACCTATTTTAGCTGCAATTTTGCTGGCAGGTATATGCCCAACTATGGTTAATGCTGCCTGCCCAGGTGGTCAGCAAGAAATTGTAGTATCATTAGATACAGACAATTCGGGCTACGAAACTTATTGGGAAATTTTAGACGGCACCACCGTAATTTTTTCGGCCGGATGCTCTAAAATTATACCCGGAGGCAAAAAAACACAAGACCAAGTTTGCGCAGGCGCGGGCGGCGTATTAATTAGCGGCAAACATTACGAAACTCCCGTATGTGTACCTACCGGAAAAGAACTTACTTTTAATATTTATGACGACTGGGGCGATGGCCTTTGCTGCACAAATGGCAATGGCAGTTTTAAAGTATTAGGTAGCGAACCCGCTATTGAAGGCTATAATGGCAGTTTCACCATGCAAACCTATAAATTTACTGCTACCTTAATTAAAGGCGGCGACCTTAAAGTGGTTTCGACCCCCTTGGAAGATGCCTTTTTGGCCAGCAAAAAAACCATTCAGGCCGAAGTACAAAACATGGGTGGCGCTACCGTTACCTCGTTTAATATTAACTACAAAATTGATGCCGGCAGCACTTTTACCTCAACAATTAATGGCATTAGCATAGCACCCGGTGAAAAATATATGGCCATTAGTACCGAAAAATGGATTGCCCAACCCGGTTTACACGAAGTAACAATTTGGGTTGACAATATCAACGAAGGCACCGACCTTAACCCCTTAGACAATACCATTTCGGTAAACGTAAATTCGTTGTTTAAAATGCCGCTGCGCCAATTATTATACGAGCATTTTACCCAAGCTTCGTGCGGACCTTGCGCTGTAAGCAATCCCCCGGCTATTGCAGCTATAAAAGCTAATAAAAGCAAAGTGGCTGCTATTTGGTATCATACCTCGTGGCCTGGTTACGACCCTATGTATAACGAAGAACCCGGCGACCCTGATGCCCGTGTTAGCTACTACAAAATTAGTGGGGTACCCAATAGTATCGTTGAAGGTGGCTTGGTGTACAACGGCTCGCCAGGAAGCGTAAACAGCAATTCCATAAAACAATGGTTTAATAATTTACCCCCCTCAAGCTGGGAAATCAGTCTAAACGAAACTAAAACCAATAGCAAAGCTAGTTTAACCGTTGATTTAACTCCTTTGGCAGCGTATAACGGCACCAATTTAGTAGCCCACGTTGTTATTACCGAAGAAGTAGTTGAATACGCCCAGGCACCCGGCTCGAATGGCGAAAAGAATTTCGATTGGGTTGAACGCAAAATGCTTACCGGAACAGCCGGACAAGCCATTCCCAAATTAGCCCTTGGCGAAAAATATACTTTAACCTTGGATTACGATTTTCCAAGTTGGGTAAATAAAGAAAACTTGCGTACCGTTATTTTTATTCAAGATAAAAGCAAAAAAGACATTGCCCAGGCTTTTGAAGCCGAAGCTGCCACCGGCACAAATACAGGTGTAACCTCGACCGTTGAAGTATTTAAAATTGATGTGTTTACCAATAACACCTCTTGCCATGGTGCACACGACGGGTTTGCCTCTATAATACCCAAAGAGGGCGTAACACCTTTTACCTACGTTTGGTCAAATGGCGCAGTTGGACAAGTAGTTTCGGGTTTGGCAGCCGGCACCTATAATGTTAGTGTTACAGACGGCAACGGTATTCAAAACAACTACGATGTGGTAATTGAAGAACCAGCCGGCGGCTTAGAAGTAAACGTAAACAAATCAACCCCCGACAACAATAAAACCTGGAGCGTAGACTTAAATATTACATCCGGAAAAGCCCCCTACGTAGTAGATTGGTATCAGTTACCAAATAATACAAAAGTAGCCAGCGGCGAAAACGTAACCTTATCGGGCGGAGTTTATAACTACACCATTAAAGATGCCGACAAAGTTTGCCAGGGCGGGCAAGTTAACCTCGAATTCCCCGTTGGTATTGCCGATATTGCCAATAATTTTGCCCTTTATCCCAACCCTGCAAGCAACAACCTAACACTAACCTTAAACACTGCAGCCACTCACCTGATACTAACCGATTTGGCTGGCCATACTACCCTACAGGTGCCAATAAGCAAAGGCGTGCTAACTTCAAATATTGATATTTCGCACTTAGCCGATGGCATGTATATTTGTACCTTGCACAATAACAGCAATATAATTGGTTCAACCAAACTTACTATTATACATTAA
- the sppA gene encoding signal peptide peptidase SppA, translating to MSFFKTTLATVLGIFLFFALLFVLFMVFGLAASVSSTSPIAENSILKLKLDNPIPDKSKPEDLEIGSLGQFSFAQTIGLADMINTIEHAATDNRIKGIYLELSSTPSGFANLKSLRDALANFKTSGKFIVAYGETMTQGAYFIASVADKIYLNPTGLVLLKGFSTEIPFFKNTLDKLGVEPEIFYAGNFKSATEPFRLTKMSDYNRIQTRELINGFQNIYIETVASARKMSPQQLTQIIDNLTVRKAEDAKQSGVIDELAYYDGVLNDLEARIGIAKDSKEKVKFANITTYFEDVKGDFQKLTKDKIAVVYAEGSIVDGLGESGEVASEPFSKMFRRIREDEQIKAVVLRVNSPGGSALASDIMWRELKLIKEKGKPIIVSMGDVAASGGYYISCIADTIVAMPNTITGSIGVFGMMAELDNFYADKLGISYDTVKTTKFSDFPMSAIVNRDLRDEEKIIIQQSVDQIYDTFLQRVAEGRGMTRDAVHQVAQGRVWTGEQAKQKGLVDVLGNLDDAIRIAATKANIADKYYVRYYPTDKDFATRIMEQITGKETKQNIIKKELGPFYASYQQLKAITQMRGPQMRLPFVYNFE from the coding sequence ATGTCTTTTTTTAAAACCACCCTTGCCACTGTTTTAGGCATATTTTTATTTTTTGCACTCCTATTTGTTCTTTTTATGGTTTTTGGTCTTGCTGCGTCTGTATCATCGACCAGCCCAATTGCCGAAAACAGTATATTAAAATTAAAACTCGACAACCCAATACCCGACAAATCGAAGCCCGAAGATTTAGAAATTGGCAGCTTAGGGCAATTTTCGTTTGCTCAAACAATTGGATTGGCCGATATGATAAACACTATTGAACATGCTGCTACCGACAACCGAATTAAAGGTATTTACTTAGAATTGAGCAGCACACCATCGGGCTTTGCAAACCTAAAATCACTGCGCGATGCCTTAGCCAACTTTAAAACATCCGGAAAATTTATTGTGGCTTACGGCGAAACTATGACCCAAGGGGCTTATTTTATAGCATCAGTTGCCGATAAAATTTACCTCAATCCTACAGGCTTGGTGTTATTGAAAGGCTTCTCAACGGAAATACCTTTTTTTAAAAACACTTTAGACAAATTAGGTGTTGAGCCCGAAATTTTTTATGCCGGAAACTTTAAAAGTGCAACCGAACCATTTAGGCTTACCAAAATGAGCGATTATAACCGCATTCAAACCCGCGAGCTTATTAATGGCTTTCAAAATATTTACATAGAAACGGTAGCCTCTGCCCGCAAAATGTCGCCGCAACAACTCACACAAATTATTGATAATTTAACTGTACGAAAAGCTGAAGATGCTAAACAAAGTGGTGTTATTGATGAATTGGCATACTACGACGGTGTTTTGAACGACCTTGAAGCCCGGATTGGCATAGCCAAAGACAGCAAAGAAAAAGTTAAATTTGCCAATATAACAACTTATTTTGAGGATGTAAAAGGCGATTTTCAAAAACTAACTAAAGATAAAATTGCCGTTGTATATGCCGAAGGCAGTATTGTTGATGGTTTGGGCGAATCGGGTGAAGTAGCCTCGGAACCTTTTTCAAAAATGTTCCGCCGGATTAGAGAGGACGAACAAATTAAAGCAGTTGTTTTGCGCGTAAATTCGCCGGGTGGTAGTGCCTTAGCCAGCGATATTATGTGGCGCGAACTAAAATTAATAAAAGAAAAAGGCAAACCAATTATTGTATCAATGGGCGATGTTGCCGCCTCGGGTGGGTATTATATATCGTGTATAGCCGATACTATTGTGGCAATGCCTAATACCATTACCGGCTCGATAGGTGTATTTGGTATGATGGCCGAATTAGATAATTTTTATGCCGACAAATTAGGAATTAGCTACGATACCGTTAAAACCACTAAATTCAGTGATTTCCCTATGTCGGCAATAGTAAACCGCGACCTTCGAGACGAAGAAAAAATAATCATCCAACAAAGCGTGGACCAAATTTATGATACTTTTTTACAACGAGTAGCCGAAGGGCGCGGCATGACCCGCGATGCCGTACACCAGGTAGCCCAGGGGCGCGTATGGACGGGTGAACAAGCCAAACAAAAAGGCTTGGTTGATGTGTTAGGCAACCTTGATGATGCTATTAGAATTGCCGCTACAAAAGCAAATATTGCCGATAAATATTACGTGCGCTACTACCCCACCGATAAAGATTTTGCTACACGTATAATGGAACAAATTACAGGCAAAGAAACTAAACAAAATATTATAAAAAAAGAATTAGGCCCGTTCTATGCCTCGTATCAACAGTTAAAAGCCATTACCCAAATGCGCGGCCCACAAATGCGACTGCCTTTTGTCTATAACTTTGAGTAA